In Microtus pennsylvanicus isolate mMicPen1 chromosome 12, mMicPen1.hap1, whole genome shotgun sequence, the following proteins share a genomic window:
- the Rhbdd3 gene encoding rhomboid domain-containing protein 3, which translates to MHVWDSPGSLSRALPLASSVLMLLMSCLWFLGAGPSLTLAPELLLDPWQVHRLLTHALGHTALPGLLLSLLLLPTLGWWQECRLGTLRFLHNSALLALAAGLLAVLLASLGVSNAAGGCGYMPVHLAMLAGQSYYPGWRQGTLPPWLRPWLLLALTLLLSSEPPFLQLLCGLLAGLAYAAGAFRWLELSERRLQVLQDSVLCRTLAQWWPLRLFPTPGNLTELPVTYPAVVRPATPGPPYLASPSSWSHSDGSAQLPPGVGPVQPAWKDSERSLKWAASSFAPGTPMWAALDEQMLQEGIQASLLDASAQGPQSLTWLPKSSGSSLRLQQLEHMGFPTEQAAVALAATGRVEGAVSLLVEGLVETEAVATEGRSGPAHCKGTGPS; encoded by the exons ATGCATGTCTGGGACTCTCCTGGCTCTCTGTCCCGGGCACTGCCCCTTGCTTCCTCAGTCCTGATGCTCCTGATGAGCTGCCTGTGGTTTTTGGGGGCTGGCCCCAGTCTCACATTGGCTCCAGAGCTGCTGCTGGACCCGTGGCAGG TGCACCGGCTTCTGACCCATGCTCTGGGCCACACCGCACTGCCGGGCCTGCTCCTGAGCCTGCTGCTCCTGCCCACTCTGGGCTGGTGGCAGGAGTGCCGTCTAGGCACTCTGCGCTTCCTGCACAACTCCGCCCTGCTTGCCCTGGCTGCTGGGCTGCTGGCTGTGCTGCTGGCAAGCCTCGGGGTATCCAATGCAGCCGGAGGCTGTGGATATATGCCTGTCCATCTGGCCATGCTGGCAGGGCAGAGTTACTACCCTGGATGGCGTCAGGGGACACTGCCACCATGGCTGCGCCCATGGCTACTGCTGGCCCTGACCCTGCTGCTCAGCTCTGAGCCGCCCTTCCTGCAGCTCCTCTGTGGCCTTCTTGCTGGCCTAGCCT ACGCTGCTGGGGCCTTCCGGTGGCTGGAGCTCTCTGAGCGGAGATTGCAGGTGTTAcaggacagtgtcctttgcaggACTCTGGCCCAGTGGTGGCCACTGAGGCTCTTTCCCACCCCAGGCAATCTGACTGAACTGCCTGTCACTTATCCTGCTGTAGTGAG GCCTGCTACCCCTGGACCTCCTTACCTTGCTTCCCCAAGCTCCTGGTCTCACAGTGATGGTTCTGCCCAGCTTCCACCAGGCGTGGGACCCGTGCAGCCGGCATGGAAGGACTCCGAGAGGAGCCTGAAGTGGGCTGCGTCCAGCTTTGCCCCAGGAACCCCGATGTGGGCAGCCCTAGATGAGCAAATGCTACAGGAAGGGATCCAGGCTTCACTTCTTGATGCGTCAGCTCAGGGTCCTCAGAGCTTGACATGGTTGCCCAAGTCCTCTGGGTCTTCTCTACG GCTGCAGCAGCTAGAGCACATGGGATTCCCCACTGAGCAGGCCGCAGTAGCCTTGGCAGCTACAGGGCGTGTGGAGGGTGCAGTGTCACTGCTGGTTGAAGGGCTGGTAGAAACCGAGGCCGTAGCGACCGAGGGGAGGAGTGGTCCTGCCCACTGCAAGGGCACTGGACCCTCATAA